The genomic region GTTTTCTCTCTGCTTTCCCTATCATTCCCATGATCCCAATTTCCATCATATCTTTTGTGAATTTATCCATTCTTGTTGATGTTGTTGGTCCCGCTGGTCCTACTTTCTCATCTCTTACTGGGTTTACTGGTCCTACATAATAAATAAATCTATCTTTTAAATCTACTCCATTTGGTAGTGGTTTCCCTGCTTCTTTATACTCTACTATTTTTTTATGTGCTGCATCTCTTGCTGTTAAGATTTTCCCTGATAATAGTAATGTATCCCCTGATTTAAATTGAGACAAGTTCTCTTTTGTTAAATCTTCAATATTTACTCTTTTTACACTATCCATTGGAATCTCTAAATCTGGCCATATATCTAAATCTGGTTTTTCAAATTTTGCTGGTCCATTTCCATCTAATTCAAATTCTATATGTCTTGTTGCTGCACAGTTTGGTATCATTGCTACTGGTTTTGAAGCTGCATGACATGGGTAATCTAAGATTTTTACATCTAATACTGTTGTTACTCCTCCTAGTCCTTGTGCTCCTAAACCTAACTTATTGATATCTTCATATAGTTTTAATCTTAACTCTTCTACTGCGTTTTTTGGTCCTCTTGCTTTTAATTCATGTATATCTACATGATCCATCAAAGACTCTTTTGCTAGAAGCATCGCTTTCTCTGGATTTCCACCGATTCCTATTCCTAGAATCCCTGGAGGACACCATCCTGCTCCCATATGTTTTACATTTTCCATTACCCAATCATAGATACTATCACTTGGATTTAGAACTGTG from Arcobacter sp. CECT 8986 harbors:
- a CDS encoding fumarate hydratase; the protein is MKVIKEQDIIDSIAGACQYISYYHPEDFVKAMVEAYEKEESQSAKNAIAQILINSKMCAMGHRPLCQDTGSVNIFIKVGLNAKLELSKELEEVLNEGVAKGYTDPDNTLRYSVVSDPAGERKNTKNNTPAVIHYSVDNSDKIEITVAAKGGGSENKSKFTVLNPSDSIYDWVMENVKHMGAGWCPPGILGIGIGGNPEKAMLLAKESLMDHVDIHELKARGPKNAVEELRLKLYEDINKLGLGAQGLGGVTTVLDVKILDYPCHAASKPVAMIPNCAATRHIEFELDGNGPAKFEKPDLDIWPDLEIPMDSVKRVNIEDLTKENLSQFKSGDTLLLSGKILTARDAAHKKIVEYKEAGKPLPNGVDLKDRFIYYVGPVNPVRDEKVGPAGPTTSTRMDKFTKDMMEIGIMGMIGKAERKQPTIDLIKEYKSMYLIATGGAAYLISQSIKDAKVLAFEEMGMEAIYEFEVKDMPVTVAVDTEGTSIHTTGPAQW